One region of Chryseobacterium sp. SORGH_AS_0447 genomic DNA includes:
- a CDS encoding aminopeptidase, with protein MKRISICLILFLGAAEVSAQKDSIYIEAKLSQDSKMLNVNEEIVYYNHSAKDLDSIKLLNWVSAYNRRSTSLVYRKLEDRNTDLHFAKQEQLGKVLQLQVKSSDQEIPVSNTSEENLFLPLKEILKPGEKIKLQLQYQIQLPDSRFTGYGTSATGAALKYFFIVPDRFDPDNNSPREYQDIEESVSFNTFWTVNFDIPANYFVESNLKQTQINSFNGYLDADPEFIVSLNEYPSITVNTGDIRTEVKFGYNLTPEQKQNLEFYLPLQLKFIKERISILPEKIFISEKFRNKEDFFGNNDIAFWKYRFRLFTQAENTDMDYFGIISKKILDESIITDKQNFHWFKNGLKSYLEIQYLKKFYPYTKLLGMLNDTKIFGIKPLKLFHASDVKLIERYGLAYQYIMSQNLDQKIDEKFSALSNFNDMAISSFETGTLFNYSADKMGYQNFENLVQDFIARNTDKKVDPRDFLKELAEKDKRTSYLSEFIQHKNRVNFNLKRFRKEGDSLEIKIQKNTSANIPVKLQTTSKDGQINDYWVETEENQKIKTVSIPALDIYKITLNDEYIFPESNYRDNYLYTKGLFSNTKKIKLKLIKDIPNPEFNEIYINPRVKFSNTYDKFLIGLNFKNQSFFDQKFLYSLTPTYSTGTGKLTGSGAIAYSFLPAESIIRSLTFGVSGSYFHYDYDLAYRKASIYSNLNFMKNPRSTVSSSLGVSYNYFERDLSPLMIANNDYDRYNLWSAGYGYNDSQSIHEKSLGVSTQWMEDFHKVTAEGFYRWEFAPRQKLSVRLFAGYFIKNNTRNNTFNYGISRVSDYSFSYNLLGQSATGGILSQQFILADGGFKSFIPGTVNKWITSVNVDTSVWKIFHVYADAGVYDNKNQSTKFIWDSGVKVRIIPDFLEVYLPVQSSLGFEPAFKDYGKRIRYTLILNLSSIINAARRGWY; from the coding sequence TTGAAAAGGATTAGTATTTGTCTTATTTTGTTTTTGGGTGCTGCAGAGGTTTCTGCACAGAAGGACAGCATTTATATAGAAGCCAAACTGTCGCAAGACAGCAAAATGCTGAATGTGAACGAAGAAATCGTTTATTACAACCATTCTGCAAAAGACCTGGATTCCATTAAACTTTTAAATTGGGTATCGGCTTACAACAGGCGCAGCACATCTTTGGTATACCGGAAACTGGAGGATCGGAATACCGATCTTCATTTTGCCAAACAGGAGCAGCTGGGTAAGGTTCTGCAATTGCAGGTGAAAAGTTCGGACCAGGAAATTCCCGTTAGCAACACTTCCGAAGAAAACCTTTTTCTCCCGTTAAAAGAAATCCTGAAACCCGGAGAAAAAATAAAACTGCAGCTGCAATATCAGATACAGCTTCCGGATAGCCGATTTACAGGATACGGAACTTCTGCTACCGGTGCTGCCTTGAAATATTTCTTTATTGTTCCGGATCGTTTTGATCCGGACAATAATTCTCCCCGCGAATACCAGGACATCGAAGAATCGGTGAGCTTCAATACATTCTGGACGGTAAACTTTGATATTCCGGCAAATTACTTTGTAGAAAGCAACTTAAAACAAACCCAGATCAATTCGTTTAATGGCTACCTGGATGCTGATCCTGAATTTATAGTTTCCCTAAACGAATACCCTTCCATTACCGTCAATACCGGAGATATCCGTACAGAAGTAAAATTTGGGTATAATTTAACTCCTGAACAAAAACAGAACCTGGAATTTTATCTTCCTTTACAATTAAAATTTATCAAAGAAAGAATAAGTATCCTTCCTGAAAAGATTTTTATTTCCGAGAAGTTCAGGAATAAGGAAGATTTTTTCGGTAATAACGATATTGCATTCTGGAAATACAGGTTCCGGCTGTTTACCCAGGCGGAAAATACGGATATGGATTATTTTGGGATTATTTCCAAAAAAATCCTGGATGAAAGCATCATTACAGATAAACAGAATTTCCACTGGTTCAAAAACGGATTGAAATCTTATCTTGAAATTCAGTATTTAAAGAAGTTTTATCCTTATACCAAATTGCTGGGAATGCTAAATGACACAAAAATTTTCGGAATCAAGCCCCTGAAACTTTTTCATGCTTCGGATGTAAAGCTGATTGAAAGATACGGCCTCGCCTATCAGTATATCATGTCTCAAAATCTGGATCAAAAAATTGATGAAAAGTTTTCCGCATTGAGCAATTTTAATGATATGGCTATCAGCAGCTTTGAAACCGGTACCTTATTCAATTATTCTGCGGATAAAATGGGGTATCAGAATTTTGAAAATCTAGTCCAGGATTTTATTGCGAGAAATACGGATAAGAAAGTCGATCCGAGAGATTTTTTAAAGGAACTGGCAGAAAAAGATAAAAGAACTTCTTATTTGTCTGAATTTATCCAACATAAAAACAGAGTAAATTTTAATCTGAAAAGGTTTAGAAAAGAAGGTGATTCGCTGGAGATTAAGATCCAGAAAAATACCTCTGCCAATATTCCGGTAAAACTTCAGACCACTTCAAAAGATGGCCAGATAAACGATTATTGGGTTGAAACGGAAGAGAATCAAAAAATAAAAACCGTTTCGATTCCTGCTCTTGATATTTACAAAATAACTCTGAATGATGAGTACATTTTCCCGGAATCCAACTACCGGGACAATTATCTTTACACCAAAGGCTTGTTTTCCAATACCAAAAAGATCAAGCTTAAGCTGATTAAAGATATTCCGAATCCTGAATTTAACGAGATTTATATCAATCCACGCGTTAAATTCAGCAATACGTATGACAAATTCCTGATTGGTCTTAATTTTAAAAACCAATCTTTTTTTGATCAGAAGTTTCTATACTCCCTGACTCCTACTTACAGTACGGGAACAGGGAAACTGACAGGTTCTGGAGCTATCGCCTACTCGTTTTTACCTGCGGAAAGCATTATCAGAAGCCTGACATTCGGCGTTTCAGGATCTTATTTCCACTATGATTATGATCTGGCCTACCGGAAGGCTTCCATTTATTCCAATTTAAATTTTATGAAAAATCCTCGCAGCACGGTAAGCAGCAGTCTGGGGGTCTCATATAATTATTTTGAAAGGGATTTAAGTCCGTTAATGATTGCAAACAACGATTATGACCGGTATAATCTGTGGAGTGCAGGTTATGGATACAACGACAGCCAGAGTATTCATGAGAAAAGTCTGGGTGTAAGTACACAGTGGATGGAAGATTTTCATAAAGTAACGGCAGAAGGATTTTATCGGTGGGAATTTGCACCAAGGCAGAAACTGAGCGTCCGTTTATTTGCTGGATATTTCATTAAGAACAATACCCGAAACAATACGTTCAACTACGGAATCTCGAGAGTTTCGGATTATTCCTTTTCCTATAACCTATTGGGACAAAGTGCCACCGGCGGAATTTTATCGCAGCAGTTCATCCTTGCGGACGGAGGTTTTAAATCATTTATTCCCGGAACCGTCAACAAATGGATCACTTCCGTAAACGTAGATACCAGTGTATGGAAAATTTTCCATGTATATGCGGATGCAGGGGTTTACGATAATAAAAACCAATCGACGAAATTTATCTGGGACAGCGGCGTGAAAGTGAGGATTATTCCTGATTTCCTCGAAGTGTATCTTCCGGTACAGTCTTCCTTAGGATTTGAGCCGGCATTTAAGGATTACGGAAAAAGAATACGATATACGCTGATTCTTAATCTGAGTTCAATTATTAATGCGGCCCGACGAGGATGGTACTAA
- the pyrF gene encoding orotidine-5'-phosphate decarboxylase: MESKKEFFLECYKLGIIKFGRFTLKSGIESPFYVDLRPLASDPKILKNLANYLLDMLPLDNFDLICGVPYAALPMATAMSLQSYIPLIIKRKEAKNYGTKKLIEGIYQKGQNCLLVEDVITSGKSLIETIAEVEQEDIKVADIVVVLDREQGGKELLESRGYRVHTLFNISEVCSILKENGELSDDEVARIQDFLKGNHIQFEEKTRLSYQEKFEHAQHSVSKKLLETALAKESNLIASADVTTTQELLDLAEKVGPHVIALKTHIDIISDFEYEKTITPLKALAAKHNFLLMEDRKFADIGNTQELQFTSGVFKITDWADFVTSQVIGGFESLDCFRNVGVVAIIGMSSKGALTTNAYREEALKVASSHPNVIGGVSQNPLPDEMLLFTPGVNLADSGDGKGQQYNTPEHVFKTLHSDFIIVGRGIYKAENPEAAAMLYKNEGWNAYLNSLEKKAIQE, from the coding sequence ATGGAAAGTAAAAAAGAATTCTTTTTAGAATGCTATAAACTAGGCATCATCAAATTCGGAAGATTCACTTTAAAAAGCGGTATTGAAAGCCCTTTTTATGTAGACTTAAGACCACTCGCATCAGATCCTAAGATTTTGAAAAATCTTGCCAATTACCTGCTGGATATGCTTCCGCTGGATAATTTCGACCTGATCTGCGGAGTTCCTTATGCTGCGCTTCCGATGGCTACAGCGATGTCTTTACAAAGCTATATTCCGTTAATTATTAAAAGAAAAGAAGCCAAAAATTACGGCACCAAAAAACTGATCGAAGGAATTTACCAGAAGGGACAGAACTGCCTGTTGGTAGAAGACGTGATTACTTCCGGAAAATCTCTGATCGAAACGATTGCTGAAGTTGAGCAGGAGGATATCAAAGTAGCTGATATTGTCGTGGTTCTGGATCGGGAACAAGGTGGAAAAGAACTTCTTGAAAGCAGAGGATACCGTGTTCATACCCTCTTTAATATTTCCGAAGTCTGCTCAATCCTTAAGGAAAACGGCGAACTGTCGGATGATGAAGTAGCAAGAATCCAGGATTTCCTGAAAGGAAACCATATCCAGTTTGAAGAAAAAACCAGACTTTCTTATCAGGAAAAATTTGAACACGCCCAGCATTCCGTTTCAAAAAAGCTGTTGGAAACGGCATTGGCTAAAGAATCTAATCTCATTGCTTCTGCAGACGTTACAACAACTCAGGAATTGTTGGATCTTGCCGAAAAAGTAGGTCCGCATGTAATCGCTTTAAAAACGCATATCGATATTATTTCCGACTTTGAATATGAAAAGACAATTACCCCTTTAAAAGCGCTGGCTGCAAAACATAATTTCCTTTTGATGGAAGACCGAAAATTTGCAGACATCGGGAATACACAGGAACTTCAGTTCACTAGCGGGGTATTCAAAATTACGGATTGGGCCGATTTCGTAACCTCTCAGGTAATCGGAGGGTTCGAATCTCTGGACTGCTTCCGAAATGTAGGCGTGGTAGCGATTATCGGAATGTCTTCTAAAGGTGCTTTAACAACCAATGCTTACAGAGAAGAAGCATTGAAAGTAGCATCCTCACATCCAAATGTGATTGGAGGTGTTTCCCAGAATCCGCTTCCTGACGAAATGCTGTTGTTTACGCCTGGAGTAAATCTGGCAGATTCCGGCGACGGAAAAGGACAGCAGTACAATACGCCTGAACATGTTTTCAAAACACTTCATAGCGATTTTATTATTGTCGGAAGAGGGATTTACAAAGCTGAAAACCCGGAAGCAGCAGCAATGCTCTATAAAAATGAAGGCTGGAACGCTTATTTAAATTCTTTGGAAAAAAAAGCAATTCAGGAGTAA
- a CDS encoding YkvA family protein, protein MKYSKLNLAKEAISHKGFVQKIPDIFRMVKMWRRGEYPMRSLDIILPLLGLLYIISPIDLLPEVAVPVIGVLDDLAVLSLAIPKLIREVDKFLLWEADRKYNSGGAKIIDAEIVE, encoded by the coding sequence ATGAAGTATTCTAAATTAAACCTGGCAAAAGAAGCCATCAGCCATAAAGGTTTCGTACAGAAGATCCCCGATATTTTCAGAATGGTGAAGATGTGGAGAAGAGGAGAATATCCGATGCGCTCGCTTGATATCATCCTGCCTTTGCTGGGACTTTTGTACATCATCTCCCCTATTGACCTGCTGCCGGAAGTGGCAGTTCCTGTAATCGGGGTGTTGGATGATCTTGCCGTATTATCGCTGGCCATCCCGAAACTGATCCGGGAAGTAGATAAATTCCTGCTTTGGGAAGCCGATCGAAAATATAATTCAGGCGGTGCGAAGATTATCGACGCCGAAATTGTTGAATAA
- a CDS encoding TlpA disulfide reductase family protein, which yields MKKNIIYIILIALIAVIAFVPGVKEKLQDTFFPIAAIENAVHIGDEDYDIELQGINVPSTNLKTFKGKAVFLNFWGTWCPPCRKEWPSIQKLYDTRKDHVSFVLIAMNDQEEAVRKFLKENNYNVPVYIAQSPISEKILPKVFPTTYLLDKDGRILIKEDASRDWNTESTHQFIDNIIK from the coding sequence ATGAAAAAAAATATCATTTATATCATACTTATTGCCCTAATCGCGGTGATAGCTTTTGTACCGGGAGTGAAGGAAAAGCTTCAGGACACTTTTTTCCCGATCGCAGCTATTGAAAATGCCGTTCATATCGGAGACGAGGATTACGATATCGAGCTTCAGGGAATCAATGTTCCAAGCACCAACCTTAAAACATTTAAAGGGAAAGCAGTTTTTCTGAACTTCTGGGGAACTTGGTGCCCGCCGTGCCGTAAAGAATGGCCTTCTATCCAGAAGCTGTACGACACCCGAAAAGATCACGTAAGCTTTGTGCTGATCGCCATGAATGATCAGGAAGAGGCTGTAAGAAAATTTTTAAAGGAAAACAATTACAACGTTCCCGTTTATATTGCCCAGAGCCCGATCTCCGAAAAGATTCTCCCGAAAGTCTTTCCTACAACGTATCTGCTCGACAAAGACGGCAGAATCCTCATCAAGGAAGATGCTTCAAGAGACTGGAATACAGAATCTACGCACCAGTTTATCGATAATATTATTAAATAA
- a CDS encoding thioredoxin family protein, which yields MENYWDKAVSFEEYVQIGKQRLENPADQQEIDYKHYYELGLQRIDRTLKKYVADEEQLKELEGKNFDGKILIISEVWCGDASSTVPALVKFFEGRNEVRIFLRDSDKSLISQFLTNGTESIPKVVILNNDFSVKNSWGPRPKYGRELLAKFKADPENYPRDQFYNDLQLYYAKNRGKDAVQEILELL from the coding sequence ATGGAAAATTACTGGGATAAAGCAGTCTCTTTCGAAGAGTATGTGCAGATAGGAAAACAGAGACTGGAAAATCCTGCCGATCAGCAGGAAATCGATTATAAGCATTATTACGAGCTTGGCCTTCAGCGGATCGATAGGACTTTAAAAAAGTATGTTGCCGATGAAGAACAACTGAAAGAGCTGGAAGGTAAAAACTTTGATGGAAAAATCCTCATTATTTCCGAGGTTTGGTGTGGTGATGCAAGCTCGACCGTTCCGGCCCTGGTTAAATTTTTTGAAGGGAGAAATGAAGTCAGAATTTTCCTAAGAGACAGCGATAAAAGCCTGATCAGCCAATTTCTCACCAACGGTACCGAATCGATTCCGAAAGTGGTAATCCTGAACAATGATTTCAGTGTGAAAAATTCCTGGGGGCCACGTCCGAAATATGGAAGAGAGCTGCTGGCAAAATTTAAAGCAGACCCCGAAAACTATCCGAGAGATCAGTTTTACAATGACCTGCAGCTATATTATGCTAAGAACAGAGGAAAAGATGCCGTTCAGGAAATCCTGGAACTGCTATAA
- the aroC gene encoding chorismate synthase, with amino-acid sequence MLNTLGNLLSLTTFGESHGLAYGGIINNFPAGLTVDLDKIQYELDRRKPGQSAIVTQRKESDTVKFLSGIFDGKTTGTPIGFIIENENQKSKDYDHIANSYRPSHADFTYDQKFGLRDYRGGGKSSARETINWVVAGALAKQLLSDIEINAYVSSVGDIFCEKPYQALDFSQTESNEVRCPDAETAEKMIERIKEIKKEGNTIGGTITCVIKNVPVGIGEPVFSKLQAELGKAMLNINAAKGFEYGSGFCGAKMTGKEHNDLFNEDFTTKSNLSGGIQGGISNGMDIYFRVAFKPVATILRPQESIDKEGNRVIVEGKGRHDPCVLPRAVPVVESLAAFVLADLFLINKTRNINNF; translated from the coding sequence ATGTTAAATACTCTAGGTAATCTTCTCAGCCTTACAACATTCGGAGAAAGCCATGGTCTGGCTTACGGTGGAATCATTAATAATTTTCCGGCAGGTTTAACGGTTGATCTCGATAAAATCCAATATGAACTGGATCGCAGAAAGCCGGGGCAGTCTGCTATTGTTACCCAAAGAAAAGAAAGCGATACGGTAAAATTCCTGTCGGGGATTTTCGACGGAAAAACAACGGGAACCCCAATTGGCTTTATCATTGAAAATGAAAATCAGAAATCGAAAGATTATGATCATATCGCTAATTCGTACCGTCCCAGCCATGCCGATTTTACCTATGACCAGAAATTCGGACTGAGAGATTATCGCGGCGGTGGAAAATCTTCTGCCCGGGAGACAATAAACTGGGTCGTTGCAGGAGCTCTGGCCAAACAGCTGCTTTCAGATATCGAAATCAATGCCTACGTTTCTTCGGTAGGCGACATTTTCTGTGAAAAACCTTACCAGGCATTGGATTTCTCGCAAACGGAAAGCAATGAAGTCCGTTGCCCGGATGCGGAAACGGCCGAAAAAATGATTGAACGGATCAAAGAGATCAAAAAAGAAGGCAATACGATTGGCGGAACGATCACTTGTGTTATTAAAAATGTTCCGGTGGGAATTGGCGAACCGGTTTTTTCAAAGCTCCAGGCAGAACTCGGCAAGGCTATGCTCAACATCAACGCGGCAAAAGGCTTCGAATACGGGAGCGGGTTCTGTGGGGCAAAAATGACCGGCAAGGAACACAACGATCTATTCAATGAAGATTTCACTACAAAATCCAATCTTTCCGGGGGAATTCAGGGAGGAATTTCCAACGGGATGGATATTTATTTCCGGGTCGCTTTCAAACCGGTGGCCACCATTTTAAGACCTCAGGAAAGTATTGACAAAGAAGGAAACCGTGTAATTGTAGAGGGAAAAGGCCGTCATGATCCTTGTGTTCTTCCAAGAGCCGTTCCGGTAGTGGAAAGCTTAGCGGCTTTTGTGCTGGCCGATTTATTTTTGATCAATAAAACAAGAAATATCAATAATTTTTAA